One Mastomys coucha isolate ucsf_1 unplaced genomic scaffold, UCSF_Mcou_1 pScaffold7, whole genome shotgun sequence genomic window, GTTaggattacatttttaaattcttcctctgaaaaaaaaaattgggcaaGGCTTTCCCAGAGCTGTTGAGTACTTGCATATCCCTGGATAAGTCGTGTCATGAGCTACTGGCTCACAATATGAAATCACAGTCGCAAGCTGACACTCCTTAGAACACTAAGTCTTTTCCGCAACTAAAATATGAAAAGTAACGTTACGTAGCACCCAGTACTGCCAAGAATCAGTACTGAAACCCGCAGAGAAGGCCTACAGGCTGTCTTTCTGGGTTTTGATTACCTACTTTACAACCACCCTTCACTAGTTGAGCTACTTTTTAATAGGCATCTACCACCTTCTGAGGATAAAACAGGAGAGTACAAGTGTCCCTGCTGTGGTTGAAATTCCACCTTAAGCAGCCACTCGGAGAAGTCTGGAGGCCGCCTCTACGCGCAAACACAGGTCCATGGAATCGCAAAGGACTTGAATCAGTCTCCGAAATCTTGCAGGCAGCCAGGGGCACGAGGGGGCGGGGCTCTAGGGCCCAGGGGGCGGGCGTTAGCATGCACCAATCACAGCGCGGCCCTGCTCTATAAATACGCCGCGCAGGGTCCTAGTCATTCTACTTCTTTTCTTCGTCTTTGGcatctctgttgtctgctccccaGCAACCATGTCGGAGACAGCTCCTGTCGCTCAGGCGGCTGCTTCTGCTGCCCCCGAAAAGCCTGCTGCTCCCAAGAAGACCAAGAAGCCCGCGAAAGCTGCCGCTCCTCGGAAGAAGCCTGCGGGACCTTCCGTGTCCGAGCTCATCGTGCAGGCGGTCTCCACTTCCAAGGAGCGCAGCGGCGTGTCCCTGGCGGCGCTCAAGAAGTCGCTGGCCGCGGCGGGCTACGATGTGGAGAAGAACAACAGCCGCATCAAACTGGGGCTGAAGAGCCTGGTGAATAAGGGGACCCTGGTGCAGACCAAGGGCACCGGCGCTGCGGGCTCCTTCAAGCTGAACAAAAAGGCCGAGCCCAAAGCCAGCACCACCAAGGTGTCGGTGAAGGCGAAAGCACCTGGTGCTGCTAAGAAACCCAAGAAGACTGCTGGGGCTGCCGCGGCTAAGAAGACTGTCAAGACTCCGAAGAAGCCCAAGAAGCCTGCAGTTTCCAAGAAGGCTTCCAAAAGCCCAAAGAAGCCGAAAGTGGTGAAGGCCAAGAAGGTAGCCAAGAGTCCTGCCAAGGCGAAGGCAGTGAAGCCCAAGGCATCCAAGACAAAGGTGACGAAGCCAAAGACCCCAGCTAAACCCAAGAAGGCAGCGCCCAAGAAAAAGTGAACGGTTGGAGGCTTCTCAATTAACCCAACGGCTCTTTTCAGAGCCACCTACATAACTAAGAGCCTGACACTCTTAACTAGTAGCTAGTGCATGCAATTGTGTACAAATTTAGAGGACATGTCGGTGGCTTCAGGCGTTCTCTTGATAGGGTCCATCTAGTTTTCCTCGAGGTCCTGTGAAAATATCCTTCACCTAGGTAATAATCCCTGGGAGACGCTACCCTCTCCAGGTGTGGGTAAGCTCCTTTATGGTGGTAGTGTTAAAGGCTGCGTCTCCCAGGTAAGTGTCATGTTTCCATTATGAGGATGAGAACTTAACGTCCTTAAGCACCTTAGGTATTCCGTGGAGCACTCGGCACAGGGCGTTGTCATGACAAGGTTCAAAAGCAAGACCAGATTTTAGATTCAAGCCCACCAAGACTTTTCTTACAGGAATGCTGGGCGCTTGGAGGTTTGGTTTTTCTGAGGAAGTGTGTAGTGCTTCTACTCTTTAAAGACGGTTGTTTATCTTCCATGTAGTACTGCCAACAATGTCCACAGCCAGCTCTTGGAACCTTTGTAGATTTTGCTAGGTAGCCACTTTTGTCCTTGAACTGATCctctttcctcccaagtgcttgggttaACGCCCCCACTCGCCACACACCGTGATTTGCCGAGCTCCCTTATTCTGagttcagtttttaaattattgggGGGAGGGGCGCTTTTGTCTGGTAATTGAGGGGCAACTTGAAATTGATTCTCTTCCACTACTTGAGTCTGAGAGATTAACTTAAAgtcatcagtcttggtggcaatTTCCTCTTACTCCGAGCCCCCCTTCTGGCCCCGAATTTAGCTttgttgttattctcttacaacaAAACTTTAGAAAACAGTGTCCCCAAGACATTGGCCTATTATCTCAAGTACACAGGAAGCCAAAGCTCCTGAATTTAGGCTACTCTAGCCTACACAGCCAGAGGCTGTCTTAAACAATTATATGGTtggtgtgggtgttttgttttattttgttttgctttgc contains:
- the H1-1 gene encoding histone H1.1, which produces MSETAPVAQAAASAAPEKPAAPKKTKKPAKAAAPRKKPAGPSVSELIVQAVSTSKERSGVSLAALKKSLAAAGYDVEKNNSRIKLGLKSLVNKGTLVQTKGTGAAGSFKLNKKAEPKASTTKVSVKAKAPGAAKKPKKTAGAAAAKKTVKTPKKPKKPAVSKKASKSPKKPKVVKAKKVAKSPAKAKAVKPKASKTKVTKPKTPAKPKKAAPKKK